The Mangifera indica cultivar Alphonso chromosome 12, CATAS_Mindica_2.1, whole genome shotgun sequence DNA window AAGTTGTATCGTTTAACAGCATTTTTCAGTTTGGAAAATTGGTGTAGGAAAAGATGAATTGTTGGGTATTGAGAATTGATAAAGAAAagttattgaaaatattatagtGTTGGGTTTCTATCATTTGGAATGCAGATACTGATGACGACAACTATAGGCCTTCCAAAAGGTCTAGAACTGCTTTCAGACCAAGAAGCCAGGATGATACTGATGGTATGCAAAGTTCACCACGGCAGTCCAGAGATGATGTACCCATGACTGATGCTACTGACGATTATCCATATGAGGATGATGATGGGGATGAAGCCGAGTTTGAGATGTATCGTGTTCAGGGGACATTGAGAGAGTGGGTTACCCGGGATGAAGTTCGACGTTTCATTGCTAAAAAATTTAGGGAATTCTTACTAACATATGTGAGTGCCAAGAGTGACCAGGGAGATTTCGAATATGTACGTTTGATCAATGAGATGGTATCAGGTAAAGAGTTTGCTCCTGCacagtttttcttttgttttgtgaatttATAGAATTGAAATAATAggagattaattattaaattttgcaCATTTACTGTTGCTTCTGCAGCTAATAAATGCAGTTTGGAGATTGATTACAAGCAATTCATCTATGTTCATCCCAACATTGCTATATGGCTGGCCGATGCCCCTCAATCTGTCCTAGATGTCATGGAAGAAGTTGCTAGGAAAGTTGTGTTTGATTTACATCCAAACTATAGGAACATTCATCAAAAGATATATGTTCGAATAACCAACTTACCGGTTTATGATCAAATTCGGAACATTAGGTAACATTTAAGTCTATTCCATCCAATAAAGAAACATTTACCCCTTATGGTCTCTACCTTAAATTTTCTTTGGTTGTGGTTGCAGACAAATCCATTTGAACACCATGATTCGTATTGGGGGAGTTGTGACTAGACGTTCTGGGGTCTTTCCCCAATTGCAACAAGTAAAATACGACTGCAACAAGTGTGGGGCCATTTTGGGGCCATTTTTTCAGAACTCTTATTCAGAAGTCAAGGTTGGCTCTTGTCCTGAATGCCAGTCAAAAGGGCCATTCACTGTCAACATTGAACAGGTGATGATCCTTCTAATATCTTTCTGTTAGTGGCCCTTTCTTCTGTTGAAAAAATTCTTACTTTCATGTTGTATTTTGTATTAACTGAAAACATATGACAGTAAGAATTTAACGAAATGCAAGTCGAAATTGATATGTTTATCTTTCATGCCATGTTGCAGACTATATACAGAAATTATCAGAAACTTACACTCCAAGAGAGCCCAGGAATTGTGCCTGCAGGACGGCTCCCAAGATACAAGGAAGTCATACTGCTGAATGATCTGATTGATTGTGCCCGCCCTGGagaagaaattgtaaaatccTCTTCTTGGGTGCTTGTTCCTTGTCTTGgtcattatatttttgttattattgtaatatatatgttttttatttatttcaggaGGTCACAGGTgtatacacaaataattttgatttgtccTTGAACACAAAGAATGGATTTCCTGTATTTTCTACTGTGGTTGAAGCTAACCATGTAACAAAAAAGCATGATCTCTTTTCTGCTTACAAGCTTACCCAGGAAGACAAAGAAGAGATCGAGAAGTTGGCTAAAGACCCACGGATTGGAGAAAGGGTATGTTACTGAAATTAATATTGTCAACAATGCACTTGCACCATTGGCAAGAACCTTTTTTTATCTGTTTTATGAACTAAATCTTTCAGATCATCAAGTCAATTGCACCATCTATCTATGGCCATGAGGACATAAAAACTGCATTAGCTCTTGCTATGTTTGGAGGTCAAGAGAAGAATGTTGAAGGGAAACACCGACTTCGAGGGGATATAAATGTACTTCTCCTTGGTGACCCAGGCACGGCAAAATCACAATTTCTGAAGTAGGCACTATTATAATCTATTTTGAAATAGCTTAATTAGCTTTATGATTGTGATCATGCATCTCATCTTTCttggtttttctctttttaagaTATGTTGAAAAGACGGGGCAGAGAGCTGTATATACTACTGGCAAAGGGGCTTCTGCTGTAGGTTTGACAGCAGCGGTGCACAAAGATCCAGTCACTAGGGAATGGACCCTTGAAGGAGGAGCTCTTGTTCTCGCTGATAGAGGGATTTGTCTCATTGATGAGTTTGATAAGATGAATGATCAGGACAGGTAAGGCTGTGCAAGTCTATTCTAAATTTACATAGTTTGGTTTAAACTTCCAATCTTCTGCCTTCTCCAATGAAGTTTTCTGAACATCAACACTATCAGGGTGAGCATTCATGAAGCAATGGAGCAGCAAAGTATAAGCATATCAAAAGCTGGGATTGTTACTTCTCTTCAGGCTCGTTGCTCTGTAATTGCTGCTGCAAATCCAATTGGAGGAAGGTATGTAAAATAATCAGTTTATCTGGGATCGTCCAAAGTATTCATTGGttgtatattgattaaaaatttaaaacaatcaattAAAGCCAAGCCCCTCTTATATCAATTGGCTACCAAACAGACAGATTGAGTGTGCTAAAATAATTTCCTACgtacttgaaatttcaattgATAAATCTTATCTGTTAATGTTTCCAGATACGATTCCTCAAAAACATTCTCACAAAATGTTGAACTGACAGATCCTATCATCTCCCGTTTCGATGTTCTCTGTGTTGTTAAGGTTGCTGTtctgaaaactcattttttctcTATTCACATTACCTTTTAGTTGGATTTAACAGAGAAggaaattgtttataaatttcaGGATGTGGTTGACCCTGTAACTGATGAGATGCTTGCAAAGTTTGTAGTAGATAGCCATTCCAAGTCACAACCCAAGGGCACGAACTTAGACGAGAAATCTGTGAATGATGCTGGAGAAGATATTCAAGCCTCTGATAGGCTAGCTGACCCTGAGGTCTATACTCTAATCTCTACACCATCTTTCAGTCTGCTTCCGTAGATTTTTTTGCTATTGATTATTTACTTCAATAATTTTGAGAGATTTActctcttttcatttttttttttttcagattctTTCTCAAGATATGCTTAAGAAATACATTACTTATGCAAAGTTGAACATATTCCCAAGGTTGCATGACTCTGACATGGATAAGCTCACACATGTTTATGCTGAGCTTAGGAGAGAATCTTCAGTGAGTCACTTTCCTTTCCCCTTTGATTTATGCTCACACATGTTCATGTTCTAGCTCAGTGATTTATGCAGTTGCTTTGCTTATTGATATTCTGATGGTACATTTTGTCTCTTTCATAATAACCATTAGCATGGTCAAGGAGTCCCCATAGCTGTAAGGCACATAGAATCGATGATACGAATGTCTGAGGCACATGCCCGAATGCACCTAAGGCAACATGTAATACAAGAAGATGTTGACATGGCAATTCGTGTTTTACTTGATTCATTTATCTCAACACAAAAATTTGGCGTTCAAAAAGCTTTGCAGAAGGTATTGTTACATAGATTTACACATAGTTATATAGAAATGATGCAAAAATAgatttactataatttttttgagaattttgtttgataaaaatttaacattgttGCAGAGCTTCAGAAAGTATATGACTTTCAAGAAAGACTACAATAGGTTGCTGCTTGAACTTCTTCGTGAACTTGTGAAGAATGCGCTGCACTTTGAAGAAATTGTTTCTGGGTTTAATTCCACTTCAACGCTTTCCCATGTTGACATTAAAATTGCAGAACTCCAATACAAGGTAACAAAAACTTGAGACTTCTGACAAAGTTCTCACCAGATTAGCTTCTAGAGGCATTAACAGTACTGACATTTGAGTTTGACTGCTCTCTGTACAGGCACAAGAACGTGAAATCTATGATCTACAGCCATTCTTCACTAGTGCTGAGTTTTCGGGAGCTGGTTTTGAGTTGGATGAAGAACGAGGAATAATCAGACACCGGCTTGCAAGATAATGCAACATTTTCAGCATGAGTTTTACTCATTAGGCAATCATTCATCAGTGTCTTCTCCACAAATTATGCAGCTGtcatggtggtggtggtggtggtggtggaagaGCAATCTAGACTGGTTATTAGTTTCACAGAGAGAAGAGTCTAACAAGATCCAGTATATGTCCTACTCTATATTGTATTAGAATGAATCTGTAACTCTTAGTTCTTTCTGTTTAACTcttgaaaatttaatgaatatgaaaggtgtatgaatatatttatgattttgatcatGCCCATGCCCATGAAACATAGTTATTAAGTGTGAACGTATTTATTCATTCTTACCAAGGGAAAAAAGTATGGTTGAATTCTTTAATGCATAGATTTATAATTTGTTCAACATAATGaaacgaaaatgaaatgaattttgtACCTCCTGTtggtaataatttttatcataacaaaatataaaaataagtataagagaataacttaaaattaaagttaatttaaaaaataagtgtaATTAATGTGATCTGGCTCACTaagaaattacaataaaaataagaacTAAAAATAAGTGTAAAGTGATCCCCACTTGTCGCTAAGATAAGAATTCAtggtaaaattacaaaatttaaagattttacttttgtccaagttttggttttattttattttattttttttgaaagaatGCAAAGAGTGGCAACCATTTTGCTTCTGCTTTTTGTTTTCAAGATCAAAGCTTCTTCTGATGTTGTATATTTTTATGCACTCATCATCTTGTTctgtttgtatatatatcaGAATTTTCTACTTATTTTCCCTcctatttttttctctttcagaTATTTTATGAGTCATTTGACGAACCTTTTGATGGCCGATGGATTGTTTCTAAAAAAGATGAATATCAAGGTTATTTTTCTCATCTTCATGAATAATTGTGAAATGACATCCTTTATTGATGGTTGTGATTCAATTTTGGCTCTTGAATAGGTGTGTGGAAGAATTCACAGAGTGAGGGGCATCAAGATTATGGGCTTCTTGTGAGTCAAAAGGCAAAAAAATATGCCATCGTCAAAGAGCTTGATAAGAAAGTGACATTGAAAGGCAAAAAAATTGTTGTACAGTATGAAGTTAGGTTCCAAAATGGGCTAGAATGTGGTGGTGCTTACTTGAAATTCCTGAGACCCCAAAAGTCTGCATGGAAAGTCGAGCTTTTTGACAGTGAAGCTCCATATTCCATCATGTTTGGACCTGACAGATGTGGCTCCACAGACAAAATTCACTTCATTTTCAATCACAAGAACCCCAAGAATGGAGAGTACATTGAGCATCACCTCCAGGAGCCTCCTTCTGTGCCATCCGACAAGATTTCCCATGTCTACACGGCGATAATAAGTCCAGATAATAGAGTTTCCATTCTTGTTGATGGGGATGAGCGAAGGAATTCCTATCTGCTTTCtggtgatgattttgaaccGCCATTGATTCCACCTTATATGATTCCTGATGAGAAGGATAAGAAGCCTGAGGACTGGGATGATCGTCCCACAATTCCAGATCCTTCGGCGACAAAGCCTGATGACTGGGATGAGGATGCGCCTCCAATGATCGAAGATGAGTATGCTGTAAAACCTGAAGGCTGGTTAGATGATGTGCCTCTGGAGATCGATGATCCTGATGCTTCAAAGCCAGAAATTTGGGATGATGAGGAGGATGGTGAATGGGAAGCCCCAAAAGTTCCTAACCCCGAGTGTTCTCTTGCACCTGGTTGTGGCAAATGGAAGAGACCCGCTAAGAAGAATCCTACTTATAAAGGAAAGTGGAAGCCCCCTCACATTGAAAACCCAAAATTCCGGGGATTTTGGAAACCCCGAATgattcaaaaccctaaatacTTTGAGACTGATACCCCAAATTTTGAGCCCATTGCTGCTATTGGTATTGAGATCTGGACAATGCAAGATGGTCTTCTATTCGACAACATTCTGATAACTAGGGATGAGCACGTTGCTAGCAGTTACAGGGAGACAACATGGAAGCCAAAGTACGAAGCAGAAAAAGCGAAACAGAGAGCCCAGGAACTTGCCTCTTTAGATTTTGTCACCAGATTCCAGGTAAGCTAAAATTCCTCTAATACACAAGGATCTCTTCATATTATACTAACTTCACATCACTTCCACCATaactaatttttcttaataactATTGCAGCAATGGGCGCTCAAAATGCTATTCCGGATAGCAGACCACCCTTACATGGAAGCATACAGACATCACCTTTTTGTGCGTCAACAATCTTGTCTAAATATAAGTTTTGCAGAAATATGTAGCTCTATACACTGTTTTACTTAATCTAGCTAGGAGAAGGTTTATGACAAGGACTGTATTTTGCAGGATATCATTGAGAAGGTAGAAGACGAACCTAAATCAACACTAGGCGTTTTCATTTCCATCATCGTTGTGATTATGACAATTTCCTTCACAGTTATCTTCAGCATTAAAAAGTCACCTGCAAGTGTAAGCCACTAACTCAAACATATTGCTGGGACTATGGCTTGACACACTTGTACAGACATTTTCATCCTTCTAATATGCAGGTCAATGTCGCTGACAAGAAAAAGTACAAAGCTGCTGCCAAAACTTCGGACAACAACAAAAAGGAAGGAGAGACTGAGACTGAGAAAGAGAAAGCTGCATGTTCTGGTCCTAGTAAGAAGTCTGGTGAAAAAGATGCTTGAACGAGGCAGATGAATGGCCTCCATTTGttgtttaagaaattttaatcagGTTAGGAACTTTTATCACTAAATTATTTGTagtaatctgaattttttttcattttagttctGTTGCAGAGTACTTTCTGGACTATAAACAGGCAAAGCCCTCTTGCACCGATAATCCCTCGTGTACTTCTTCTGAAGTAATTCTCTTCATGCATTTTGATTTGACAGTTCACTGTCCACAACTAGAAATCCATCTCTACTCATCCTCGCAGAGCTTCGATAGAGAATCTCTTTATATGGTAAAGGTGATAAATAGTGCTATTTCCTGCACCACATCTCTGTTTCTTCAATATATGCCCAGATGATCAAACCATGCATGGCAACAGACCAAATAATCCATGTTAGTCCTTGAAAAATTCACTAAAAAACTGTGAATTTGAAAACCGTTTACATAAAACTCAAGCATCTTTCTATCATAAAGCCTAACTGGAATATCAGATGTCAAACCACATTGTAAACCCTGTGACACGAGTGACTAAATACTGAGCTACCAAAAATTCCCACATGAACAATGTCCACCTTTAAAATGGTGGAAACAACTCTGGtcctttattataatttcccgcCCCACTGTCTTAGAtactaactttgaaaaatcatggCAACTGTGACACATTCGAAGGTTTTTAGTAATGCGTACAGTTGCCCCTGCCTGTGTACTAATGAGACCAAAAGACAGTGCCAACATTTCGCTATGTCCAATTTGAATGCTCTCACGTTCTTCATCTACATCATGGAGGCTAAAATCAGGATTGGGCCTATGTCCTTCATCTTCCAATTTCTTCATCAACCGCTGTAACTCTAAGCGTATTCCCTCTGATCTTGGGTGGGATACATCACCGGTaccaaataaatgaattttgtttCGGAACTCTACCCAACTATAAGCTTTCCTAGGCTTCAATCCCATATCTCCAATTGTCTCTCTCACTTTATCAACCATGTCCCATTTTGCACAGTTAGCGTACCAATTTGATAGAACCACATAGTTCTCAGCATTAAGAGGTTCCAACTCACAAAGCTGCTCAATGACCCTTTTACCTATCTTCACTTCCTTGTGGATTCGACACCCATCCAGCAATGCTCTCAGCACCTCTGGATACCTTTCAATCTGACTTTCCTTGATAAAAGTCCTTGCTTCATCAAAGAGTCCAGCACGTACAAGAATAGCAACCATCAGAGCACAGTGTGTGACCTTAGGTGCCTTTATGCGGTTAAAGTAAAACCATCCTTCCTCAACCAAGCATGCAGTATTACAGGCATGAAGAACAGCAACATAAGTGAACTGATCAATTTCACTGCTCAAATCTTTCTCCATTTCACGAAACAAATTTAGCCCTACCTCTCCTTGTCCATGTAAGCTATAACCAAATATCATCACAGTCCAAGATATAACATCTCTCTCCTTCATCCCCATAAATAAATTCGACGCATATTGAACATAACCTGATTTGACATACATGTCCATGATAGCGTTCTGGACCATGATATTAAACTCAATCCCGTGTCTAAGCAAGTAACCATGAATCGCTTTACCAAGCTTATGCGCAGCCATTCTTGCACAAGCTGGAAGAGTACTAGAAAATGACAGTGAATCAGGTTTTATTCCATCTTTAACCATCAGCCGAAGCAATTTCAAGCCATCATTAAATTCTCCGTTTTTCACACAAGCACCAATCATTTCCGTCCATGAAATGACATCTTTAGCcggcattttaaaaaaaattgcacgTGCATCTTTAGTACTACCACAATCAATATACATTTTCAACAATGAATTACTCACCAATACATCAAACTCCAACCCACATTTCCTGGCAACCTCATGAGCTTTTGTTCCTTCCTGAATTGATTTCAACAAACCACAAGCCCTAATGGCAGTCGCCAATGCAACATGATCCACCTCAGCACCTAACTTCACCATTCTATGAAACAATTCAACAGCCAAATCGGGTTTGTTTTGCATCAAGTGCAACCTAGCTAACATTGTCCAAGAAACCGAATTAAACCCGCTATTAACGGACTTATCAAAAACCCATTCGGCAGAATCAACGCTTTCAAGCCGACCataaaaatcaatcaaagcAGTAATAACATAAAGGTTATTAGaaaacccaaatttaaaaacatgaGCATGGACTTGTTTGCCAAAATTCAAGTTACCAGAGCAACGAGAGGCGGTTAGAACTCGAGGGAGCGTGTGGTTGTCAGGAGGAACGCCACGGAGGAGCATTTGATGATAAATAGAGAGAGCAATGTGGGGTTGTTTGTTGGTGAGGTAGGTTTGGATTTGATTGTTCCAAGAAAATGTATTTCTTAGACTTAGAGGATTTTCGTCGAACAGTTGGTGGGTGGAAGTGATTTTTACGGGTTTTTGGGTTCTACTGTGATGGGTTTTGCTTCTTTTCGTTTTCAAGAAACACAAGCTCTGTGGTGATGAAAGGCTAATCATTTTGGTTCGTTGTTTATTGGGATTTGTGGGTTTAATGCTTAGCACTAATCTGCGACGGCCAAAAGcaaatgattaataaataaaaccagACCTGAGCATTAAGCTAAAACGAAACTCTGAGTTGGTGAGGAAGAATAGATCCTTCAGTTTGAGCGGAGATTCTTAAGTGCACGCTAATGCCACTTTAACAAGAGTTTGAGCTATTATCGCACGTGTGAAGATGGCCGGGTATTCTCATACACGTGTAACATTTGAATGAATTTGGAGTTCCAGTATTAGacacaatttttcaatttcacaCAACCACTACCACCATGGCCGGCGAACATTCTTGATTCTGCAATTCCAACTGATCTTGCTCAGCTTTCGAATCCTCGGAACTTGTAATTGCACGGACAAGTTTTCTGGTGAAATTCCAAATTTCTTGTTCACTTTCAGGAGCATGATTAGGTAGAACTTCagcaaataataatttcacaggTCGAACTCAGCAGTTAATTTGAGTGATGAAACGAAAAGTTTTCTTCATAAAAGTCAAGACTTAAAGTAGTATAACCTCTCatgtaaaaaatttagataggttaattttgaattaaatagttagatattaaaaaaaataaaatttcaatatacctaatacaataattataggTCGAATTACTATATTTTTGAGTTTAGTCATTGTATCTTAAGTTcatttatctaacaattttgGATAAGGTTTTAGttgtaaaaagaattttatagaAGATTATTCTGTATCAAATAGAGTTcgatcataaaaagaaaaatgcacgGATAGAATATCTTTTAACTTGCAAAGAGATTTGAGACTTTTTATTACGAAGGATAATAACTtaagcaataaaactataataaaattgtttgtatacatttttaaatagatatattattatatgattgaataattttaaattaatgataaattaatacttgtttacataataatataatatttatatatccaaatatATATTCAGAAGTATggatataacattactcttatcTGTCAGATGTCAGGGCTTACTAAATACTTAAATTAGGTTGATTTAATACttgttattaattattaaaaaaaacattttattaaatgactcatattatatatatatatatatatatatatatatatatatatatatatattaaatttaaatacatagatgatatattattatataattacaaattatttttaatttaaaattatttaattatataataatatataatttatatatcaaaattacattttaagataaattttactgttttgaaaccttagggtgaaactatcatttttttaaacttaggttaggggaaacttttagtttttaaaatttatggggtaaaaagagataaaatttcaaggggttagggttctgttaattttaattgctcttaaataagtatttgaaattatcaaagttaaagaaagaaaacttgATAATACAGcttaccttgggtgggaaatagtcttttggccttttataaaagattaatgatttttttcaatatttttagcaatatattaattataagaaaataatgcGTTGTCTACCAATTTGACCACTTTTTgtgataaaatgaaataaaaatgggAAAACGAAATTCCAAATGTTATATTTTGGAGAGAAGCACTCACCTCACCAAAcgttagattaaaaaatattattctgaGAAAGTTCTATAATCTatacatttaataatattaaaaaaatactaagaaaaattaaatatatactaattaaaGCTTAACTCGCAAAAGTCTGGTAAAACAGATTTGTTGACCATCCATATATTCTAATTGACTTGTAtcttttaaattcattatttctaGAATCAATGTAAAAccaagtaaaaaattttgatgacaaaatataatttaatttatagtcaatttgagctcaatttcataattattcttGTCTGCCAAGCTTTTTATATGTTGTATTTGTAGTCAGAGATTGTctaattagagaaaataaaaaattaaataaattagcaAATAATAATAAGCAACCTGATTGCTGACAtcttgtagattttttttataataaaaatcttatttaaatcagattatcattttttaggttgaattaattatatcaaataaaataaattttagatctaAGGATcgattcataattattaaattaaataaattaataatttatcttaatatattattaaatgagagttttttaaactatgtttaaataaaatattacatatatattggAAATTCTctgcctttctttttttaaaattttgactagAATTATTGACGTGAAGAATATATTAACGgacaaaaattacaataaaaaaattgctcgtgtgaagaaaatataaaaaggacaaattttttttaatacaattttaaggTTAGAAATGTATATCCGGCTCTTTAACAACTCAAAACGTCCACAGAAGAGAATAATTATTACACCTAATTAGGGGTCGattcaaaataagtttattcaagtttgatataattctttatattattttattatttatattaaaaagatataaaattgtgaaattatattaaatggccaaaattaaagggtgttaagcgaaattacccaaaattctaaggtttaagcaaaaatactctCAATTTagaaaatgaccaaactgcccttatatataaactccACATTTTTCATGGATTTACtattcaaaatcaaagcaaaatttGGGTCTCCCACGGGCTTCTCACAGGCATAAcgggttttcatctttttcattgatttttcgTGTTTTTCTATAACCAAAAAAGACAAAGAAGGATAGTAAATCATCTCACtt harbors:
- the LOC123192223 gene encoding DNA replication licensing factor MCM2, which produces MADTPSTPDSPTSAGFNSDQLPPNTSQNYSTDDEAAVDPEIIRDEPDVPEEEEEGEDLYNDNFMDDYRRMDEHDQYESLGLDESLEDDRDFDQIMADRRAAETELDARDGIVLTNPNRKKLPQLLHDQDTDDDNYRPSKRSRTAFRPRSQDDTDGMQSSPRQSRDDVPMTDATDDYPYEDDDGDEAEFEMYRVQGTLREWVTRDEVRRFIAKKFREFLLTYVSAKSDQGDFEYVRLINEMVSANKCSLEIDYKQFIYVHPNIAIWLADAPQSVLDVMEEVARKVVFDLHPNYRNIHQKIYVRITNLPVYDQIRNIRQIHLNTMIRIGGVVTRRSGVFPQLQQVKYDCNKCGAILGPFFQNSYSEVKVGSCPECQSKGPFTVNIEQTIYRNYQKLTLQESPGIVPAGRLPRYKEVILLNDLIDCARPGEEIEVTGVYTNNFDLSLNTKNGFPVFSTVVEANHVTKKHDLFSAYKLTQEDKEEIEKLAKDPRIGERIIKSIAPSIYGHEDIKTALALAMFGGQEKNVEGKHRLRGDINVLLLGDPGTAKSQFLKYVEKTGQRAVYTTGKGASAVGLTAAVHKDPVTREWTLEGGALVLADRGICLIDEFDKMNDQDRVSIHEAMEQQSISISKAGIVTSLQARCSVIAAANPIGGRYDSSKTFSQNVELTDPIISRFDVLCVVKDVVDPVTDEMLAKFVVDSHSKSQPKGTNLDEKSVNDAGEDIQASDRLADPEILSQDMLKKYITYAKLNIFPRLHDSDMDKLTHVYAELRRESSHGQGVPIAVRHIESMIRMSEAHARMHLRQHVIQEDVDMAIRVLLDSFISTQKFGVQKALQKSFRKYMTFKKDYNRLLLELLRELVKNALHFEEIVSGFNSTSTLSHVDIKIAELQYKAQEREIYDLQPFFTSAEFSGAGFELDEERGIIRHRLAR
- the LOC123192026 gene encoding calnexin homolog 1-like; translation: CTHHLVLFVYISEFSTYFPSYFFLFQIFYESFDEPFDGRWIVSKKDEYQGVWKNSQSEGHQDYGLLVSQKAKKYAIVKELDKKVTLKGKKIVVQYEVRFQNGLECGGAYLKFLRPQKSAWKVELFDSEAPYSIMFGPDRCGSTDKIHFIFNHKNPKNGEYIEHHLQEPPSVPSDKISHVYTAIISPDNRVSILVDGDERRNSYLLSGDDFEPPLIPPYMIPDEKDKKPEDWDDRPTIPDPSATKPDDWDEDAPPMIEDEYAVKPEGWLDDVPLEIDDPDASKPEIWDDEEDGEWEAPKVPNPECSLAPGCGKWKRPAKKNPTYKGKWKPPHIENPKFRGFWKPRMIQNPKYFETDTPNFEPIAAIGIEIWTMQDGLLFDNILITRDEHVASSYRETTWKPKYEAEKAKQRAQELASLDFVTRFQQWALKMLFRIADHPYMEAYRHHLFDIIEKVEDEPKSTLGVFISIIVVIMTISFTVIFSIKKSPASVNVADKKKYKAAAKTSDNNKKEGETETEKEKAACSGPSKKSGEKDA
- the LOC123193239 gene encoding pentatricopeptide repeat-containing protein DOT4, chloroplastic-like, which gives rise to MISLSSPQSLCFLKTKRSKTHHSRTQKPVKITSTHQLFDENPLSLRNTFSWNNQIQTYLTNKQPHIALSIYHQMLLRGVPPDNHTLPRVLTASRCSGNLNFGKQVHAHVFKFGFSNNLYVITALIDFYGRLESVDSAEWVFDKSVNSGFNSVSWTMLARLHLMQNKPDLAVELFHRMVKLGAEVDHVALATAIRACGLLKSIQEGTKAHEVARKCGLEFDVLVSNSLLKMYIDCGSTKDARAIFFKMPAKDVISWTEMIGACVKNGEFNDGLKLLRLMVKDGIKPDSLSFSSTLPACARMAAHKLGKAIHGYLLRHGIEFNIMVQNAIMDMYVKSGYVQYASNLFMGMKERDVISWTVMIFGYSLHGQGEVGLNLFREMEKDLSSEIDQFTYVAVLHACNTACLVEEGWFYFNRIKAPKVTHCALMVAILVRAGLFDEARTFIKESQIERYPEVLRALLDGCRIHKEVKIGKRVIEQLCELEPLNAENYVVLSNWYANCAKWDMVDKVRETIGDMGLKPRKAYSWVEFRNKIHLFGTGDVSHPRSEGIRLELQRLMKKLEDEGHRPNPDFSLHDVDEERESIQIGHSEMLALSFGLISTQAGATVRITKNLRMCHSCHDFSKLVSKTVGREIIIKDQSCFHHFKGGHCSCGNFW